A single window of Halobacillus naozhouensis DNA harbors:
- a CDS encoding DUF350 domain-containing protein yields MEPFIATLGYFALGVVVVVIGLVLFEWLTKQYKDWDEISNGNQAVAMSISGKVIGICIILSFAIYHSFTLWDTLIWGAVGVVLQMVTYLLFELFMRKFSVESKLKENNTAVGIVSMGVSIGLAFVIGASIT; encoded by the coding sequence ATGGAACCATTTATAGCCACATTAGGGTATTTCGCTCTAGGCGTAGTTGTTGTAGTGATTGGTTTAGTTTTGTTTGAATGGCTTACGAAGCAATATAAGGATTGGGACGAAATAAGTAACGGAAATCAAGCTGTCGCCATGTCAATTTCAGGAAAGGTTATTGGGATTTGTATTATCTTATCCTTTGCCATTTATCATAGCTTTACGTTATGGGATACCTTGATTTGGGGTGCTGTTGGGGTTGTCTTGCAAATGGTTACTTACTTGTTATTTGAATTATTCATGAGGAAGTTTTCTGTAGAGTCCAAACTCAAAGAAAATAATACAGCTGTTGGAATTGTTTCGATGGGTGTATCAATCGGGCTGGCTTTTGTAATTGGCGCCTCCATTACATAA
- a CDS encoding DUF4247 domain-containing protein gives MRGFGGVIIVVIIAVVLGMNMFGNNGDSRGISGSYTEDTYEELPEEPSRNEIIDNINNTDTSSIEELIRKGFPLLDTVKTDRGISEIYMTQELTLPKVTELLKKNIPPEEVSERNDGKQVLVYPEHFVILQESDAEPGLVLIELSSDEFVRNHYSPSFFQGLLAYSLLNRMLDSDDWARKRASTCQSTGNCYGGYNKYGGYNSGKPGSFRGSSNRGGGPGAGK, from the coding sequence GTGAGAGGTTTTGGCGGAGTTATAATCGTTGTGATCATCGCAGTAGTTCTAGGAATGAATATGTTTGGAAATAATGGTGATTCAAGAGGGATTTCTGGTTCATATACAGAAGATACATATGAAGAGCTGCCTGAGGAACCATCCCGGAATGAAATTATTGATAACATTAATAACACGGATACTTCATCCATTGAAGAATTAATCAGAAAGGGTTTTCCTTTACTTGATACTGTCAAGACTGACAGGGGAATTTCTGAAATTTATATGACACAGGAGCTCACGCTGCCAAAGGTTACTGAGCTCCTTAAAAAGAATATTCCACCTGAAGAAGTAAGCGAACGAAATGATGGGAAACAAGTACTCGTTTATCCAGAGCACTTTGTAATCTTACAGGAAAGCGATGCGGAACCCGGTCTGGTCTTAATTGAATTATCCAGTGACGAATTTGTACGAAACCATTATTCACCGAGCTTTTTCCAAGGATTATTAGCATACTCCTTATTGAATCGAATGCTTGACTCTGATGATTGGGCGAGAAAACGTGCATCAACTTGTCAGTCAACAGGTAATTGCTACGGCGGTTATAACAAGTACGGAGGATACAACTCAGGAAAACCCGGTTCTTTTCGCGGCTCTTCAAACCGCGGCGGCGGACCTGGTGCAGGAAAATAA
- a CDS encoding PspA/IM30 family protein codes for MFKLFNRVKTVVGAELNSMLDKAEDPVKMLEQFMRDMESDIRDAESAVAKQIANEKMLKRKYDDAQALSDKRMKQAEKAIEAGNEDLARRALEDKNNHQEQADQFKASHERAEQDSNNLRKKLDEMKKEYQEMKLKKDSLKARAESAKTRTKMNRTMSGIGSDESRQGFERMEEKVMQHEAEAETSEDLSKSNRSLDDEFDALDDKNSVDDELAALKKRMNKE; via the coding sequence ATGTTTAAACTTTTTAATCGGGTCAAAACGGTTGTCGGTGCTGAGCTTAACTCTATGTTAGATAAAGCTGAAGATCCAGTGAAAATGCTGGAGCAATTCATGAGAGATATGGAGAGCGACATCCGTGATGCAGAGAGTGCCGTGGCTAAGCAAATCGCTAATGAAAAAATGCTGAAGCGTAAATATGATGACGCACAGGCATTAAGTGACAAACGCATGAAGCAGGCTGAGAAAGCCATTGAAGCAGGAAATGAAGATTTAGCCCGTCGTGCACTTGAAGATAAAAACAATCATCAGGAACAGGCTGATCAATTTAAAGCTTCACATGAACGTGCAGAGCAGGATTCTAATAATCTTCGTAAGAAACTTGATGAAATGAAGAAAGAGTATCAGGAAATGAAGCTGAAAAAGGATTCGCTTAAAGCAAGAGCAGAATCAGCGAAAACACGCACGAAGATGAACCGTACGATGTCCGGCATTGGCAGTGACGAGTCACGTCAGGGATTTGAAAGAATGGAAGAGAAAGTCATGCAGCATGAAGCGGAGGCTGAGACAAGTGAGGATCTCTCCAAATCAAATCGTTCTCTCGATGATGAGTTTGATGCTTTAGATGATAAAAATAGTGTAGATGATGAATTGGCTGCCCTTAAAAAGAGAATGAATAAAGAGTAA
- a CDS encoding DUF4178 domain-containing protein, translated as MGFFSKLFSNKKTETPEVKERTVLNIQVGDIVTFDLVDYEVVGKITYRDGSYEWYSYQLLEGTNIKWLSAEMDDVLELGIYETIKLPQDSFPKQIEYEGTTYHKDEEGEAYVTGEGRSQNINGRTTRYAEYISNDEETYLSLESWGSEIEVSYGYDIEAYEIKIIAGSK; from the coding sequence TTGGGATTCTTTTCGAAACTGTTTTCAAATAAAAAAACAGAAACTCCCGAAGTGAAAGAAAGAACGGTTCTTAACATTCAGGTAGGTGATATCGTCACATTTGACCTTGTGGATTATGAAGTGGTCGGTAAAATTACTTACCGTGACGGGTCTTATGAATGGTACTCTTATCAACTACTGGAAGGTACTAATATAAAGTGGCTTTCTGCAGAGATGGATGATGTGCTGGAACTGGGTATATATGAGACAATTAAGCTTCCGCAGGATTCCTTTCCCAAGCAAATTGAATATGAAGGTACCACTTATCATAAGGATGAGGAGGGTGAAGCATATGTGACGGGAGAAGGCCGGAGCCAAAATATAAATGGCCGGACCACTCGTTACGCTGAGTATATTTCTAATGATGAGGAAACATACTTATCCTTAGAATCCTGGGGCAGTGAAATTGAAGTGAGCTATGGATATGATATTGAAGCGTATGAAATAAAAATCATAGCCGGTTCTAAATAA
- the ald gene encoding alanine dehydrogenase, producing the protein MKIGVPREVKNNENRVAMTPAGVITLQNSGHQVFVETNAGVGSSFTDEQYKEAGATIVSTAKEAWGQEMVMKVKEPLPEEYDFFYEGLILFTYLHLAPEPELTKALIDRKVVAIAYETVQLANGSLPLLTPMSEVAGRMASQIGAQFLEKSHGGRGVLLGGIPGVRRGRVTIIGGGVVGTNAAKIAMGLGADVTIIDLNPERLRQLDDIFGSDINTLMSNPLNIQEALEESDLVVGAVLIPGAKAPKLVTEEMVKSMPEGSVIVDVAIDQGGIFETTDRITTHDNPTYEKHGVLHYAVANMPGAVPRTSTIGLTNVTVPYALQLANKGYKQASKDNEALFKGINTLDGYVTYQAVAEAHGLDYASADELLKA; encoded by the coding sequence GTGAAAATAGGTGTGCCCAGAGAAGTGAAAAATAACGAAAACCGTGTTGCTATGACACCGGCCGGAGTGATTACTTTACAGAATTCCGGACATCAGGTTTTTGTTGAAACAAATGCAGGTGTTGGGTCTAGCTTTACAGATGAGCAATACAAAGAAGCTGGTGCTACAATCGTTTCCACAGCAAAAGAAGCATGGGGGCAGGAAATGGTTATGAAAGTGAAAGAGCCGCTTCCAGAAGAATATGATTTCTTTTATGAAGGACTTATCTTATTTACTTATTTACACTTAGCTCCAGAACCAGAATTAACAAAAGCTTTGATCGATCGAAAAGTGGTTGCCATTGCTTATGAAACGGTACAGCTGGCTAATGGTTCATTGCCTTTGCTTACTCCGATGAGTGAAGTAGCTGGGCGAATGGCTTCTCAAATCGGAGCGCAGTTCTTAGAAAAATCTCATGGTGGAAGAGGCGTTCTGCTTGGGGGGATTCCTGGTGTAAGAAGAGGTAGAGTAACCATCATAGGTGGAGGGGTTGTAGGAACAAATGCAGCCAAAATTGCAATGGGACTAGGAGCTGATGTTACGATCATCGATCTGAACCCTGAACGTTTGCGGCAGCTTGATGATATTTTCGGTTCAGACATTAATACGTTGATGTCCAATCCATTAAATATCCAAGAAGCACTTGAAGAGTCGGATTTGGTTGTCGGAGCTGTCCTTATCCCGGGGGCAAAAGCACCTAAACTTGTAACAGAAGAAATGGTGAAATCGATGCCTGAAGGGTCAGTCATTGTTGATGTTGCCATCGACCAGGGGGGGATTTTTGAAACAACTGATCGAATTACAACACACGATAATCCGACATATGAAAAACATGGAGTATTACATTACGCTGTAGCCAACATGCCGGGGGCAGTCCCGCGAACATCAACAATCGGTTTGACAAACGTGACGGTTCCTTATGCCCTGCAGCTTGCCAACAAAGGGTACAAACAGGCAAGCAAGGATAATGAAGCGCTCTTTAAAGGAATAAATACTCTTGACGGCTATGTAACCTACCAAGCAGTAGCTGAAGCCCATGGCCTTGATTATGCAAGTGCGGATGAATTATTAAAAGCATAA
- a CDS encoding SDR family oxidoreductase yields MRHAIITAGTKGLGKKVTEQFLKADHTVTVTYRTDEKKAKELLEQYSELSDRIQLVQVDVTSQFDLKQLVEKAVGRFGRIDFLINNAGPYIFERKKLVDYSDDEWNDMIRGNLDAAFYLLKQIIPVMRTQAFGRIINYGFQGAGTSSGWIYRSAFAAAKVGLVSLTKTIAFEEAENGITSNMVCPGNITGDMKEATIEQGKKIKGDKTPIGRPGTGEDIARTIAFLCEEQSDMITGTIYEVTGGLDVINRYR; encoded by the coding sequence ATGCGGCACGCAATCATTACAGCAGGGACAAAAGGGTTGGGGAAGAAAGTGACAGAGCAATTTCTCAAGGCAGATCATACGGTTACCGTCACTTATCGAACAGATGAAAAGAAAGCTAAGGAGCTATTGGAACAATATAGTGAACTATCAGATAGAATACAGTTGGTTCAAGTAGATGTTACTTCTCAATTTGATTTGAAACAACTGGTTGAAAAAGCAGTAGGCCGCTTTGGACGGATAGATTTTCTGATCAATAATGCAGGCCCTTATATTTTTGAAAGAAAGAAGCTGGTCGATTACAGCGATGACGAATGGAACGATATGATCAGAGGGAATCTTGATGCTGCGTTTTATTTACTCAAACAGATTATTCCTGTTATGAGGACTCAAGCGTTTGGACGAATTATTAACTATGGTTTTCAAGGGGCAGGTACCTCGTCAGGGTGGATCTACCGCTCAGCCTTTGCTGCTGCGAAGGTTGGTTTAGTATCATTAACGAAAACGATCGCCTTTGAAGAAGCTGAAAATGGTATAACATCGAACATGGTATGTCCAGGCAATATTACTGGTGATATGAAGGAAGCGACTATCGAACAAGGCAAAAAAATAAAAGGTGATAAAACACCGATCGGCAGACCTGGAACCGGTGAGGATATAGCCCGAACGATCGCCTTTCTATGTGAAGAACAGTCAGATATGATAACGGGGACCATTTATGAAGTCACGGGTGGGCTAGATGTCATTAATCGATATCGTTGA
- a CDS encoding universal stress protein yields MTFEYKDIVVAVDGSETAEVAFNKAIDIANRNQSKLILAHIVDTRAFSTVEAYDRSLAIRAEKYATELLEDYRSKAEAAGVTNVVIDIDYGSPKVKIAKDVAPKHKADLIICGATGLNVMERFFIGSVSEHIIRYASCDVLVVREDNAEEE; encoded by the coding sequence ATGACATTTGAGTACAAAGATATCGTCGTCGCCGTTGATGGGTCTGAAACTGCGGAGGTAGCCTTTAATAAGGCCATCGATATCGCTAATCGGAATCAATCAAAATTGATCCTTGCCCACATTGTCGACACTCGTGCGTTTTCAACCGTAGAAGCATACGACCGTTCGCTTGCTATTCGGGCCGAGAAATACGCCACGGAATTACTTGAGGATTACCGAAGCAAAGCAGAAGCTGCAGGTGTAACCAATGTAGTGATTGATATTGATTACGGTTCCCCTAAAGTGAAAATCGCCAAAGATGTCGCTCCCAAGCACAAAGCCGATTTAATCATTTGCGGGGCTACTGGCTTAAACGTCATGGAACGCTTCTTTATCGGCAGTGTTTCCGAGCACATCATAAGATATGCGAGTTGCGATGTACTCGTGGTACGTGAAGATAACGCGGAAGAAGAATAA
- a CDS encoding MogA/MoaB family molybdenum cofactor biosynthesis protein, which produces MAVEQHKQNAPHAVRCMVVTISDTRTKETDKSGRLMIEKLTAKDHQVNNYLIVKDEISTIRDAVQQGIMDEQIDVVLTNGGTGIAKRDVTIETVTSMFDKEIPGFGELFRMLSYTEDIGSAALLSRATAGVARRTAVFSTPGSSGAVKLAMDSLVLPEITHVVREVQKDY; this is translated from the coding sequence ATGGCTGTGGAGCAACACAAGCAAAACGCACCTCATGCAGTGCGCTGTATGGTTGTTACTATTAGCGATACAAGGACGAAAGAAACGGATAAGAGTGGACGATTAATGATCGAAAAGCTCACAGCCAAGGATCATCAAGTTAACAATTATCTAATAGTTAAAGATGAGATAAGCACCATAAGGGATGCAGTGCAGCAAGGGATTATGGACGAACAAATTGATGTTGTGTTAACTAACGGGGGCACGGGGATAGCAAAGAGAGACGTGACGATCGAAACCGTGACGTCAATGTTTGATAAAGAAATTCCTGGTTTTGGTGAGTTATTTCGGATGCTTAGTTATACGGAAGACATTGGTTCGGCTGCGCTCTTATCCCGAGCAACAGCCGGTGTAGCCCGCAGAACGGCTGTCTTTTCTACACCAGGGTCGAGCGGGGCAGTGAAACTAGCAATGGACAGTCTGGTCTTACCCGAGATCACTCACGTAGTAAGAGAAGTGCAGAAAGATTATTGA
- a CDS encoding EcsC family protein, translating into MTKKRVIEGIETWREHQSSYQANDFEMMYDDWIRDSFSRISPEVKQKFFSKLDGWLFHTHAFLQSSAFQNDARERILMVGRIFQSNVTHIEDMKQLDVNQLTYIADQQVARGRLYSFAQGGLTGTGGWLLLGIDFPLMTILNLRAVQLVGLTFGHEMNHPYEMMISFKVFHAAMLPKRLQEAAWDQLIEEIKLTQHPYVYEGEDQLTDETWFEQPMKQAFKSLFILVFKRKLFQGIPLISVAVGAYSNYQLTKQMTEFAMKFYQYRHLLMEKEV; encoded by the coding sequence TTGACAAAGAAAAGAGTGATAGAGGGGATTGAAACGTGGCGGGAGCACCAGTCGAGTTATCAAGCCAATGATTTTGAGATGATGTACGATGATTGGATCCGTGACTCCTTTAGCCGCATCAGTCCGGAAGTAAAGCAAAAGTTCTTTTCAAAACTGGATGGCTGGCTATTTCATACCCATGCTTTTCTTCAGAGTTCTGCTTTCCAAAACGATGCACGTGAACGCATATTAATGGTTGGGCGGATTTTTCAGTCAAATGTCACTCACATTGAAGACATGAAGCAGCTTGATGTCAATCAACTAACGTACATAGCAGATCAGCAGGTAGCCAGAGGCCGTTTGTATTCGTTTGCTCAAGGCGGGTTAACTGGTACGGGAGGGTGGCTGTTACTGGGGATAGACTTCCCGCTTATGACCATATTGAATTTGCGGGCAGTTCAGCTAGTTGGCTTGACATTTGGTCACGAGATGAATCACCCCTATGAGATGATGATTTCGTTTAAAGTGTTTCATGCAGCTATGCTGCCTAAGCGACTGCAAGAAGCTGCTTGGGATCAATTGATAGAGGAAATCAAGTTGACTCAGCATCCCTATGTATATGAAGGAGAGGACCAGCTCACGGATGAAACATGGTTTGAGCAGCCTATGAAGCAGGCATTCAAGTCATTGTTTATCCTCGTGTTCAAAAGAAAGCTATTCCAGGGCATTCCTCTTATTAGTGTAGCGGTCGGGGCTTATTCCAACTACCAATTGACGAAGCAAATGACTGAATTCGCTATGAAATTTTACCAATACCGTCATTTATTAATGGAGAAGGAGGTCTAG
- a CDS encoding acetate kinase, with protein sequence MNNILAINAGSSSLKFQLIEMPEETVVTKGLIERIGLDDAVFTIEFNGEKDKTVTEIPDHSEAVSLLLDKLTGHGIIQSLDEIDGVGHRVVHGGERFSDSVLITDEVIQEIEDVSDLAPLHNPANLTGIQAFRGLMPNVPHVAVFDTAFHQTMPEQSYLYSLPYEYYEQYGIRKYGFHGTSHKYVSERAAEMLGRPVEQLRLLSCHLGNGASIAAIEGGKSIDTSMGFTPLAGVTMGTRSGNIDPALIPFIMDKTGKSANEVMNVLNKESGMLALSGFSSDLRDIEEKASVGDERAELALEVFANRIHKYIGSYASRMHGIDGIIFTAGVGENSTSIRERVLKGLEFMGVYWDPSLNQVRGKEAFVNYPHSPVKVMVIPTNEEVMIARDTVEKGL encoded by the coding sequence TTGAATAATATTCTTGCGATAAATGCAGGCAGTTCTTCTTTAAAGTTTCAATTGATTGAAATGCCGGAGGAAACCGTCGTGACAAAAGGACTTATAGAGCGAATCGGACTAGATGATGCTGTATTTACAATAGAGTTTAATGGTGAAAAAGATAAAACTGTAACAGAAATTCCCGACCACAGTGAAGCTGTTTCTTTACTTTTAGATAAGCTGACAGGTCATGGAATTATTCAATCACTTGACGAAATCGATGGGGTAGGACACCGTGTCGTGCACGGAGGAGAGCGGTTCAGTGATTCTGTCTTGATCACGGATGAAGTCATCCAGGAAATTGAGGATGTATCTGACCTTGCTCCACTGCACAATCCTGCTAACTTAACCGGAATTCAAGCATTCAGGGGGCTAATGCCAAATGTTCCTCATGTAGCTGTATTTGATACAGCGTTCCACCAGACGATGCCGGAACAATCGTACTTATATAGCTTGCCTTACGAGTATTATGAGCAATATGGAATTCGTAAGTACGGTTTCCATGGTACATCCCATAAGTATGTTTCTGAGCGTGCAGCGGAAATGCTTGGACGCCCTGTAGAACAGCTTCGTCTGCTTTCCTGTCACCTTGGAAATGGTGCAAGTATTGCAGCAATTGAAGGTGGCAAATCTATTGATACATCCATGGGATTCACACCACTTGCCGGAGTTACGATGGGAACTCGTTCAGGAAATATTGATCCTGCTCTTATTCCATTCATTATGGATAAAACAGGGAAATCAGCAAATGAAGTGATGAATGTGCTAAATAAAGAAAGTGGAATGCTTGCTTTATCAGGTTTCTCAAGTGATTTGCGTGACATTGAGGAAAAAGCTTCAGTGGGGGATGAGCGTGCTGAACTTGCGCTGGAGGTTTTTGCTAATCGCATTCACAAATACATCGGTTCCTACGCTTCTCGTATGCATGGGATTGATGGGATTATTTTCACAGCAGGTGTTGGGGAAAATAGTACATCCATTCGTGAACGCGTGTTAAAAGGCTTAGAGTTTATGGGAGTTTATTGGGATCCTTCTCTTAACCAGGTGCGTGGGAAAGAAGCGTTTGTCAATTATCCGCATTCTCCTGTTAAAGTGATGGTCATTCCAACGAATGAAGAGGTTATGATTGCTCGCGATACAGTTGAAAAAGGCTTATAA
- a CDS encoding class I SAM-dependent methyltransferase produces the protein MKQENVEALYIWIDETATIIEMDLNVTYLEGIAETLDTLFNGQPFEDIDDQLSTKLNNQLVKIKSDEYSKEEVRKAIQLGILKGMKDATQQQHLITPDSVAMFMGYIASKLFEGEEQLKLFDPAAGTGNLMTAVINQLDMEITAYGSEVDQTLIQLALANANLQKNHVEFFHQDSLRPFLMEPVDFVFADLPVGYYPDDGQAKQYKLKAEEDHSYAHHLFIEQGLNYTKDGGYLMFIVPNFLFDSDQSQQLNEFLREEAHIVGMLQLSDSLFKDEKHGKSILILQKKGQSTTAPKQALLVQLPSFKNPDAMADILAQMNQWFQDYKAIEK, from the coding sequence ATGAAACAAGAAAACGTAGAGGCATTATATATTTGGATCGATGAAACAGCTACAATCATTGAAATGGATTTGAATGTTACGTACCTGGAGGGAATTGCTGAAACACTGGATACGTTGTTTAACGGACAGCCTTTTGAGGATATAGATGACCAGCTCTCAACTAAATTAAATAATCAGCTGGTGAAAATAAAGAGTGATGAATATAGCAAAGAGGAAGTACGTAAAGCCATACAGCTGGGAATATTAAAAGGAATGAAAGATGCAACGCAACAGCAGCACCTCATTACACCCGATTCCGTAGCTATGTTTATGGGGTATATAGCATCTAAGCTATTTGAAGGTGAAGAGCAGTTGAAATTATTTGACCCAGCCGCCGGGACAGGGAATTTAATGACGGCTGTCATCAATCAACTTGATATGGAGATTACAGCTTACGGAAGTGAAGTAGACCAAACATTGATCCAACTGGCTTTAGCTAATGCGAACTTGCAAAAAAATCATGTTGAGTTTTTCCATCAGGATAGTCTGCGTCCATTTTTAATGGAACCGGTAGATTTTGTGTTTGCTGATCTTCCAGTTGGTTATTATCCTGATGATGGCCAGGCTAAACAGTACAAGCTTAAGGCGGAAGAAGATCATTCGTATGCCCATCATTTATTTATTGAACAAGGGTTAAACTATACGAAAGACGGCGGTTATTTAATGTTTATTGTACCGAACTTCCTCTTTGACAGTGATCAATCTCAGCAACTCAACGAGTTTCTTAGGGAAGAAGCCCATATAGTCGGGATGCTGCAGCTATCAGACTCTCTATTCAAGGATGAGAAGCACGGAAAAAGCATCTTAATTTTGCAAAAGAAAGGTCAATCCACAACAGCACCTAAGCAAGCATTGCTCGTTCAGCTTCCGTCCTTTAAGAATCCGGACGCAATGGCGGATATTCTAGCTCAAATGAATCAGTGGTTTCAAGATTATAAAGCGATAGAAAAGTGA
- a CDS encoding NAD kinase, translated as MDNQRRNLYFYYHPDPELEEKLEPLYRLAKENDFTLVDESKDANIIVSVGGDGTFLQAVRKTGFRQDCLYVGVRTKDEAGLYCDFNLDHYNDMVHSMLHAELEVRRFPVIESTVNEESSYLCLNECSVRSTLIKSVVIDVYIDEIHFETFRGDGLIVATPTGSTGYNKSTKGAVVDPKLPCFQVSELASLNNNRYRTLGSSFILSSERTLRLSVRQDGNDYPIIGMDNEAFSIRNIQDITVKLSDKVIKTVKLKNNSYWERVQRTFL; from the coding sequence ATGGATAACCAACGCAGAAATCTCTATTTTTATTACCACCCTGACCCTGAGCTGGAAGAGAAACTGGAACCACTTTACCGGCTGGCAAAAGAAAACGACTTTACGCTTGTAGACGAATCAAAAGATGCAAATATCATCGTATCGGTAGGTGGAGACGGTACTTTCCTCCAGGCAGTAAGAAAGACAGGCTTTCGACAAGATTGTTTGTACGTCGGAGTCAGGACAAAAGATGAAGCCGGATTGTATTGCGACTTTAATCTTGATCATTACAATGACATGGTTCATTCCATGCTGCACGCCGAACTTGAAGTCAGACGTTTCCCGGTTATTGAATCTACGGTAAATGAAGAATCGAGCTATCTTTGTCTTAATGAATGCAGCGTTCGTTCTACATTGATTAAATCAGTCGTTATCGATGTTTATATCGATGAGATTCATTTCGAGACGTTCAGAGGAGATGGCCTTATCGTAGCCACACCAACAGGTAGTACTGGCTATAATAAATCAACCAAGGGAGCTGTAGTTGATCCTAAACTTCCATGCTTCCAGGTCAGTGAACTTGCCTCATTGAACAATAATCGGTACCGGACACTTGGGTCTTCCTTTATTTTAAGTTCAGAACGTACTCTTCGTTTAAGCGTTCGGCAGGACGGCAATGATTACCCTATCATCGGCATGGATAACGAGGCATTTTCAATACGAAACATTCAAGATATCACTGTGAAATTAAGTGATAAGGTTATTAAAACAGTCAAGCTGAAAAATAACTCTTATTGGGAACGGGTTCAGCGCACCTTTCTATAA
- a CDS encoding amidohydrolase yields the protein MKLWYGGKIYTMKEEGDWVEAVISDGGTIVATGYTQELYAAYQPSITEEIDLKGAVMYPGFTDSHLHIIGHGERLMRLDLSFMKSAEEVKQALSLHAEQLEKGKWIIGEGWNENQWEDKRIIHKKELDELTKDHPMMLTRVCRHALLANSKAMELAGVTERTPDPQGGVIVRDEHLELTGYFHDQAQELIKKATPEVTPHYLRKATELAVSDMHAHGLVGGHSEDLNYYGGFKKTFDVFTDVINGQDVKFRAHLLVHHGVIEDMDAEGLGFKKGTDFVELGAMKIFADGALGGRTAWLTKDYADDKGNQGVAIYTREQLKELVLKARQRQMPVAVHAIGDAAVEAIAEVIMEHPIQTGERDRIIHAQILSPSLINKLQQLNVILDIQPTFVASDFPWVMDRLGLVRLKTSYSWKTLLDEGIVCAGGSDAPIEEIDPLLGIRAAVDRRSTYDNEVYQVEERLTVYEAVSLYTKGSAYAMGKEDAHGILEKNYVADFTVLDRDLFALKPHELTDATVMMTVVDGEIMYQRV from the coding sequence ATGAAGTTATGGTATGGTGGGAAAATATATACGATGAAAGAAGAAGGAGACTGGGTAGAGGCCGTTATCTCTGATGGAGGAACGATTGTAGCGACAGGGTACACCCAGGAACTTTATGCTGCATATCAGCCTTCGATAACAGAAGAAATCGATTTAAAGGGTGCTGTGATGTACCCTGGTTTTACAGACAGTCACCTTCATATCATCGGGCATGGAGAACGATTAATGCGGCTTGATTTGTCATTTATGAAATCTGCTGAGGAAGTGAAGCAAGCTTTAAGCCTTCATGCTGAACAGCTTGAAAAAGGTAAATGGATCATCGGAGAAGGATGGAATGAGAACCAATGGGAAGACAAACGAATTATACATAAAAAAGAGTTAGATGAACTCACTAAAGACCATCCTATGATGCTTACGCGAGTCTGCCGTCATGCCTTATTAGCCAATTCAAAAGCAATGGAACTTGCAGGTGTTACAGAGCGAACACCCGACCCTCAAGGCGGAGTGATTGTGCGAGATGAACACCTTGAACTAACAGGGTACTTTCATGACCAAGCACAGGAATTAATTAAAAAGGCAACACCTGAAGTGACCCCCCACTATTTAAGAAAAGCAACAGAGCTTGCTGTCAGTGATATGCATGCACACGGACTGGTGGGCGGTCATAGTGAGGATCTCAATTATTATGGAGGCTTTAAGAAAACATTTGACGTCTTTACCGATGTCATTAATGGTCAAGATGTGAAATTCAGGGCTCATTTGCTCGTACATCATGGAGTTATAGAGGATATGGATGCAGAGGGTTTAGGTTTTAAAAAAGGTACGGACTTTGTTGAACTTGGGGCAATGAAAATATTCGCGGATGGAGCGCTTGGTGGACGAACTGCCTGGCTCACAAAAGATTACGCCGATGATAAAGGGAATCAAGGTGTAGCTATCTATACTCGTGAACAGTTGAAAGAACTCGTCCTTAAAGCACGACAAAGACAGATGCCTGTTGCCGTTCATGCAATCGGGGATGCAGCAGTAGAGGCAATTGCTGAGGTAATTATGGAACACCCGATTCAGACGGGAGAGAGAGATCGGATTATCCATGCACAAATTTTAAGTCCGTCTCTCATTAACAAGCTCCAGCAGCTTAATGTCATTCTTGATATTCAGCCGACTTTTGTTGCTTCAGACTTCCCATGGGTGATGGATCGTCTCGGTCTTGTTCGTCTAAAAACCTCATACTCCTGGAAAACTTTGCTGGATGAAGGGATTGTTTGTGCAGGTGGCTCGGATGCACCGATCGAAGAGATCGATCCATTACTTGGAATTCGGGCTGCAGTCGATCGCAGGTCCACCTACGACAATGAAGTGTATCAGGTCGAGGAGCGCCTGACGGTTTATGAGGCTGTTTCTTTATACACGAAGGGGAGCGCTTATGCGATGGGGAAAGAAGATGCTCATGGAATCCTTGAAAAAAATTACGTTGCCGATTTTACTGTTTTAGACCGTGATTTATTTGCTCTTAAGCCGCATGAATTAACCGATGCAACGGTAATGATGACTGTGGTAGATGGTGAAATTATGTATCAGCGAGTATAA